The proteins below are encoded in one region of Engraulis encrasicolus isolate BLACKSEA-1 chromosome 1, IST_EnEncr_1.0, whole genome shotgun sequence:
- the LOC134437714 gene encoding microfibril-associated glycoprotein 4-like — protein MLRFVGALLLPLLVLCDVRFPFDCDEIHSKRETLSEVYTIFPKGSSFPVNVYCEMGCKNEDERGGWTVFHRRLDGTLNFYRPWEEYEEGFGNAAGEYWLGLETLHLLTSKKRYELRVDMEDFEGNRVFAKYATFSVGSPRDGYKLTVSGFTNGGAGDSLTLHNGMKFSTFDRDQDNWSGNCASQYLGAYWYNACHYSNPNGVYAWGATKLFAIGVNWHHFKGYHYSLKFFSMKIRPVA, from the exons ATG CTGAGGTTCGTAGGAGCTCTCTTGCTGCCTCTGCTAGTGCTGTGTGACGTCCGTTTTCCTTTTGACTGTGACGAAATCCACTCAAAAAGAGAGACCCTCAGTGAAGTCTACACCATCTTTCCCAAAGGCAGCAGTTTCCCTGTCAATGTTTACTGTGAGATGGGCTGCAAGAacgaggatgagagaggaggatggacc gtgtTTCACAGGAGACTGGATGGCACGCTGAACTTCTACAGGCCCTGGGAGGAGTATGAGGAAGGCTTTGGGAATGCGGCTGGGGAATACTGGCTGG GTTTGGAGACACTCCACCTGCTGACCAGCAAGAAGAGGTATGAGCTGCGAGTGGACATGGAAGACTTTGAGGGCAACAGGGTTTTTGCCAAATACGCCACCTTCTCTGTCGGCTCACCAAGGGACGGATACAAGCTGACTGTCAGCGGCTTCACCAATGGGGGCGCCG gTGACTCACTTACTCTTCACAATGGGATGAAGTTTAGCACCTTTGACCGTGACCAAGACAATTGGTCTGGAAATTGTGCCTCACAATATCTAGGTGCTTATTGGTACAATGCTTGTCACTATTCCAATCCCAATGGGGTTTACGCCTGGGGTGCCACAAAGCTGTTTGCCATTGGTGTGAATTGGCATCACTTTAAAGGTTACCACTACTCACTGAAGTTCTTCAGCATGAAGATTAGGCCTGTGGCTTAG